One Curtobacterium herbarum genomic window carries:
- a CDS encoding glucose-6-phosphate dehydrogenase produces the protein MTDKRTLIIFGATGDLASRLLLPGLGTFLQSGRSVPVQLIGTGRSARSEEQWKDVVTKSFASQDVVGPEVDATIESTKFIQGDPTDPEHLKALLDAAEAEPILYFALPPQIASDICEALQHVELPEGTTLAFEKPFGTDVASAEALNKTVLELVPEERVHRTDHFLGRTTVLNIIGLRFANRMFEPIWNADNIEKVDVFYDETLGLENRAQYYDEAGALVDMIQSHLLQILALVTMDAPAAIDSVEFRSSLARVLRSTRIKGDDATIASRRAVYTAGTIDGKDLPSYQQEDGVDPSRETETLAEIEVEVDTARWAGVPFTLRSGKALGASRKEVLITFKPVTRLPSGLSGRPKADTLRIVLNPDEIELSVSANGGGNPFEMGQVTLSSSFDDGELTPYGEVLNGIFHDDPLLSIRGDVAERCWEIVEPVVNAWKSGEVPLEEYRAGSRGPAEWVSSS, from the coding sequence GTGACTGACAAGCGCACGCTCATCATCTTCGGCGCGACCGGCGACCTCGCCTCACGCCTCCTCCTGCCGGGTCTCGGTACCTTCCTGCAGAGCGGCCGCTCCGTCCCGGTCCAGCTCATCGGCACGGGCCGCAGCGCCCGCAGCGAGGAGCAGTGGAAGGACGTCGTCACGAAGTCGTTCGCGTCGCAGGACGTCGTCGGCCCCGAGGTGGACGCGACGATCGAGTCGACGAAGTTCATCCAGGGCGACCCGACCGACCCGGAGCACCTGAAGGCCCTGCTCGACGCCGCCGAGGCCGAGCCGATCCTGTACTTCGCGCTGCCCCCGCAGATCGCGTCCGACATCTGCGAGGCGCTACAGCACGTCGAGCTCCCCGAGGGCACCACGCTGGCGTTCGAGAAGCCCTTCGGCACCGACGTCGCGAGTGCCGAGGCGCTCAACAAGACCGTCCTCGAGCTCGTCCCCGAGGAGCGCGTGCACCGCACCGACCACTTCCTCGGTCGTACCACGGTCCTCAACATCATCGGTCTCCGCTTCGCGAACCGCATGTTCGAGCCGATCTGGAACGCGGACAACATCGAGAAGGTCGACGTCTTCTACGACGAGACCCTGGGCCTCGAGAACCGTGCGCAGTACTACGACGAGGCCGGCGCCCTGGTCGACATGATCCAGTCGCACCTGCTCCAGATCCTGGCGCTCGTCACGATGGACGCCCCGGCAGCGATCGACTCCGTCGAGTTCCGTTCCTCCCTGGCCCGCGTCCTCCGCTCGACCCGCATCAAGGGCGACGACGCGACCATCGCCTCGCGCCGTGCGGTCTACACGGCCGGCACGATCGACGGCAAGGACCTGCCGTCCTACCAGCAGGAGGACGGGGTCGACCCGTCGCGCGAGACCGAGACGCTGGCCGAGATCGAGGTCGAGGTGGACACCGCCCGCTGGGCCGGGGTCCCCTTCACGCTCCGCTCCGGCAAGGCGCTCGGCGCCAGCCGCAAGGAGGTCCTCATCACCTTCAAGCCCGTGACGCGCCTGCCCTCCGGCCTGTCCGGTCGCCCGAAGGCGGACACGCTGCGCATCGTCCTGAACCCGGACGAGATCGAGCTGTCGGTCTCGGCCAACGGCGGCGGCAACCCGTTCGAGATGGGCCAGGTCACCCTGTCGTCCTCGTTCGACGACGGCGAGCTGACCCCCTACGGCGAGGTCCTCAACGGCATCTTCCACGACGACCCGCTGCTCTCCATCCGTGGCGACGTCGCGGAGCGCTGCTGGGAGATCGTCGAGCCGGTCGTGAACGCCTGGAAGTCCGGCGAGGTCCCGCTCGAGGAGTACCGCGCGGGTTCGCGCGGCCCGGCCGAGTGGGTCAGCTCGTCCTGA
- a CDS encoding cytochrome c oxidase subunit 4 yields the protein MRANTNLFWILFVFFVVADAAYTIWSMIYYGEVEWVGTLSIGLTGIMSAFIAFYLGRVMSAQGGVLPEDRQDANIEDGDAELGHFSPWSWWPLFLAAAIALVFLGVAAGLWIVPIGLVLVAITLVGWVYEYYRGNFGH from the coding sequence ATGCGCGCCAACACCAATCTGTTCTGGATCCTGTTCGTCTTCTTCGTGGTCGCGGACGCCGCCTACACGATCTGGTCGATGATCTACTACGGCGAGGTCGAGTGGGTCGGCACCCTCTCGATCGGTCTGACCGGAATCATGTCCGCGTTCATCGCCTTCTACCTGGGCCGCGTCATGTCGGCGCAGGGCGGGGTGCTGCCGGAGGACCGCCAGGACGCCAACATCGAGGACGGCGACGCCGAACTCGGGCACTTCAGCCCGTGGTCCTGGTGGCCGCTGTTCCTCGCCGCGGCGATCGCGCTCGTGTTCCTCGGGGTCGCAGCCGGCCTCTGGATCGTGCCGATCGGCCTCGTGCTCGTCGCGATCACGCTCGTGGGCTGGGTCTACGAGTACTACCGCGGCAACTTCGGGCACTGA
- the ctaD gene encoding aa3-type cytochrome oxidase subunit I, with protein MTTSFVGQATTRPSTPDFQASRVGRKGNIIVRWATSTDHKTIGYMYLITSFLYFLLAGIMALVIRAQLFEPGLQVVATKEQYNQLFTMHGTIMLLMFATPLFSGFANAIMPLQIGAPDVAFPRLNGLAFWMYFFGSAIAVGGFLTPQGAASFGWFAYAPLSDTTFTPGLGGTLWVFGLGMTGFSTILGAVNFITTIITMRAPGMTMFRMSIFTWNVLVTSLLVLMAFPVLAAALFGLGLDRVFDAQIFNPANGGALLWQHLFWFFGHPEVYIIALPFFGIVSEVFPVFSRKPIFGYKTLVYATITIAALSVTVWAHHMYVTGGVLLPWFSLMTMLIAVPTGVKIFNWVGTMWRGSVTFETPILWAIGFLVTFTFGGLTGVILASPPLDFHVSDTYFVVAHFHYVVFGTVVFAMFSGFYFWWPKFTGKMLNERLGKIHFWLLFVGFHTTFLIQHWLGVVGMPRRYATYLPNDGFTWMNQVSTIGSMILGISFLPFIFNVYVTARNAPKVAVNDPWGYGRSLEWATSCPPPRHNFTSIPRIRSESPAFDLNHPEAGVPVGVGPAKDAPDAPTYDAAKGEVK; from the coding sequence ATGACAACGTCATTCGTCGGCCAGGCGACCACCAGGCCTTCGACGCCGGACTTCCAGGCGTCGCGGGTCGGTCGCAAGGGCAACATCATCGTTCGGTGGGCCACCTCCACCGACCACAAGACGATCGGGTACATGTACCTGATCACCTCGTTCCTCTACTTCCTGCTCGCCGGCATCATGGCGCTCGTCATCCGCGCGCAGCTGTTCGAGCCGGGCCTGCAGGTCGTCGCGACCAAGGAGCAGTACAACCAGCTCTTCACGATGCACGGCACGATCATGCTGCTGATGTTCGCGACGCCGCTGTTCTCGGGCTTCGCGAACGCGATCATGCCGCTGCAGATCGGTGCACCGGACGTCGCGTTCCCGCGTCTGAACGGCCTGGCCTTCTGGATGTACTTCTTCGGCAGCGCGATCGCCGTCGGTGGCTTCCTCACCCCGCAGGGTGCGGCCTCGTTCGGGTGGTTCGCCTACGCGCCACTGAGTGACACGACGTTCACACCAGGGCTCGGCGGGACGTTGTGGGTCTTCGGGCTCGGCATGACCGGCTTCTCGACGATCCTCGGTGCGGTCAACTTCATCACCACGATCATCACGATGCGTGCCCCGGGCATGACGATGTTCCGCATGTCGATCTTCACGTGGAACGTGCTCGTCACGAGCCTCCTCGTGCTGATGGCCTTCCCGGTCCTCGCAGCCGCACTGTTCGGCCTCGGTCTCGACCGGGTGTTCGACGCCCAGATCTTCAACCCGGCCAACGGCGGGGCCCTGCTCTGGCAGCACCTCTTCTGGTTCTTCGGGCACCCCGAGGTCTACATCATCGCGCTGCCGTTCTTCGGCATCGTCTCCGAGGTCTTCCCGGTCTTCAGCCGCAAGCCGATCTTCGGGTACAAGACCCTCGTCTACGCGACCATCACCATCGCGGCCCTCTCGGTCACGGTGTGGGCGCACCACATGTACGTGACCGGTGGCGTCCTGCTGCCCTGGTTCTCGCTGATGACGATGCTCATCGCGGTCCCGACCGGCGTGAAGATCTTCAACTGGGTCGGCACCATGTGGCGCGGCTCGGTCACGTTCGAGACCCCGATCCTCTGGGCCATCGGCTTCCTCGTGACCTTCACCTTCGGTGGTCTCACCGGCGTGATCCTGGCGTCGCCGCCGCTCGACTTCCACGTGTCCGACACGTACTTCGTCGTGGCGCACTTCCACTACGTGGTCTTCGGCACCGTCGTCTTCGCGATGTTCTCCGGCTTCTACTTCTGGTGGCCGAAGTTCACCGGCAAGATGCTCAACGAGCGTCTCGGCAAGATCCACTTCTGGCTGCTGTTCGTGGGCTTCCACACGACGTTCCTCATCCAGCACTGGCTGGGCGTCGTCGGCATGCCCCGTCGGTACGCGACCTACCTGCCGAACGACGGCTTCACCTGGATGAACCAGGTGTCGACGATCGGCTCGATGATCCTCGGCATCTCGTTCCTGCCGTTCATCTTCAACGTCTACGTCACCGCGCGGAACGCTCCGAAGGTGGCCGTCAACGACCCGTGGGGTTACGGCCGCTCGCTCGAGTGGGCGACCTCCTGCCCGCCGCCGCGCCACAACTTCACCTCGATCCCGCGGATCCGTTCCGAGTCCCCGGCGTTCGACCTGAACCACCCCGAGGCCGGCGTGCCGGTCGGTGTGGGCCCGGCGAAGGACGCACCTGACGCTCCGACCTACGACGCCGCGAAGGGCGAGGTGAAGTAG
- the ctaC gene encoding aa3-type cytochrome oxidase subunit II has protein sequence MRSNRRIRWAAVPVAVGLVIALAGCSQQQLNGWLPGTEQTKDVTNHTSRIVGLWTTSWIVLLAVGLIVWGLIIWAAIVYRRRKGQTGLPVQMRYNMPLEIFYTIVPLILVLGFFAFTAKDQAAIEKPFAQPDATVHVYGKRWGWDFNYIDKANPKESVYYQGIQAQEEENGGGAVDESLLPTLYLPVGKKVEIELSSRDVNHSFWVIDFLYKKDMLPGRTNYEYFIPEKEGTFQGKCAELCGEYHSLMLFQVKVVSQAKYDDYLASLKDQGKVGLLGNEYDTNTNQPNNEAPAEASSEKK, from the coding sequence GTGCGTTCGAATCGCCGTATACGTTGGGCGGCCGTGCCGGTGGCCGTCGGTCTGGTCATCGCACTGGCTGGCTGCTCGCAGCAGCAGCTGAACGGATGGCTCCCCGGCACGGAGCAGACGAAGGACGTCACCAACCACACCAGCCGCATCGTCGGTCTGTGGACGACGAGCTGGATCGTGCTGCTCGCCGTGGGTCTGATCGTCTGGGGCCTGATCATCTGGGCCGCGATCGTCTACCGCCGCCGGAAGGGCCAGACCGGCCTGCCCGTGCAGATGCGGTACAACATGCCGCTCGAGATCTTCTACACGATCGTGCCGCTGATCCTCGTCCTCGGCTTCTTCGCCTTCACCGCGAAGGACCAGGCCGCGATCGAGAAGCCGTTCGCGCAGCCCGATGCCACCGTGCACGTCTACGGCAAGCGCTGGGGCTGGGACTTCAACTACATCGACAAGGCCAACCCGAAGGAAAGCGTCTACTACCAGGGCATCCAGGCCCAGGAAGAAGAGAACGGCGGCGGTGCTGTCGACGAGTCGCTGCTCCCGACGCTGTACCTGCCGGTGGGCAAGAAGGTCGAGATCGAGCTCAGCTCTCGCGACGTCAACCACTCGTTCTGGGTCATCGACTTCCTCTACAAGAAGGACATGCTCCCGGGCCGGACGAACTACGAGTACTTCATCCCGGAGAAGGAAGGCACCTTCCAGGGCAAGTGCGCCGAGCTCTGCGGTGAGTACCACTCCCTCATGCTCTTCCAGGTGAAGGTCGTGTCGCAGGCGAAGTACGACGACTACCTCGCGTCCCTCAAGGACCAGGGCAAGGTCGGTCTGCTCGGCAACGAGTACGACACCAACACGAACCAGCCGAACAACGAGGCGCCTGCCGAGGCGTCCAGCGAGAAGAAGTAA
- a CDS encoding HesB/IscA family protein, which produces MSDTITTEAATEAKSHGVLLSDAASAKVASLLEQEGRDDLRLRLAVQPGGCSGLIYQLYFDERLLDGDATAEFDGVEVVVDKMSVPYLDGATIDFEDTIQKQGFTIDNPNAQGSCACGDSFH; this is translated from the coding sequence ATGAGCGACACCATCACGACCGAAGCAGCGACCGAAGCCAAGTCGCACGGCGTGCTGCTGAGCGACGCGGCCTCGGCGAAGGTCGCCAGCCTGCTCGAGCAGGAAGGGCGCGACGACCTGCGTCTCCGCCTGGCCGTCCAGCCCGGTGGCTGCTCGGGGCTCATCTACCAGCTCTACTTCGACGAGCGTCTGCTCGACGGTGACGCCACGGCCGAGTTCGACGGGGTCGAGGTGGTCGTCGACAAGATGAGCGTCCCGTACCTCGACGGTGCCACGATCGACTTCGAGGACACGATCCAGAAGCAGGGCTTCACGATCGACAACCCGAATGCGCAGGGCTCCTGCGCGTGTGGCGACAGCTTCCACTGA
- a CDS encoding dipeptidase, whose amino-acid sequence MTDTEKHTSAAGPHAPATDPALLAALREHVHGALPATIADLSALVRIPSVSWSAFDPAHVRRNAEAVAELVRSTEVFDEVRILRSAVEGDTPADADTVAPGEETVELGQPAVLAVRPARNGKPTVMLYAHHDVQPQGDDALWETPPFEPTLRGDRLYGRGASDDKAGVMTHVAALRAVHAQFGDDLDIGIVLFIEGEEEFGSRSFRTFLREQRAHLAADVIVVADSDNWSTEVPAITVSLRGNTTFKLTVTTLEHASHSGMYGGAAPDAMMPMVRLLASLHDDDGAVAVAGLTAHDAPVPERSEADFATEAALVEGARPVGTGPVLSRMWFQPSVTVTGLDVPSVANASNTLIPTVSARVSVRVAPGQAATEAFAAVEAHLRQHVPFGARMEITEVDAGDGFLVDATGWAVQEARTAMSEGWGADPVEQGIGGSIPFVSDLAAEFPEAQILVTGVEDPDTRAHSPNESQHLGVLHRAIVSEAILLARLQGRA is encoded by the coding sequence ATGACCGACACCGAGAAGCACACCTCCGCAGCGGGGCCCCACGCGCCCGCGACCGACCCCGCCCTGCTGGCGGCGCTGCGCGAGCACGTGCACGGCGCGCTGCCCGCCACGATCGCCGACCTGTCCGCGCTCGTGCGCATCCCGTCGGTGTCCTGGTCGGCCTTCGACCCGGCGCACGTGCGTCGGAACGCGGAGGCCGTGGCCGAGCTGGTGCGCTCGACCGAGGTGTTCGACGAGGTCCGGATCCTGCGGTCCGCGGTCGAGGGCGACACGCCCGCCGACGCCGACACGGTGGCGCCGGGGGAGGAGACCGTCGAGCTCGGGCAGCCCGCGGTCCTGGCGGTGCGGCCGGCGCGGAACGGCAAGCCGACCGTGATGCTCTACGCCCACCACGACGTCCAGCCGCAGGGCGACGACGCGCTGTGGGAGACCCCGCCGTTCGAGCCGACCCTCCGCGGCGACCGGCTGTACGGGCGCGGGGCCTCGGACGACAAGGCCGGCGTGATGACCCACGTCGCCGCACTCCGGGCCGTGCACGCGCAGTTCGGCGACGACCTGGACATCGGCATCGTGCTGTTCATCGAGGGGGAGGAGGAGTTCGGCTCCCGTTCGTTCCGGACCTTCCTCCGCGAGCAGCGTGCGCACCTGGCCGCCGACGTCATCGTGGTGGCCGACAGCGACAACTGGTCGACCGAGGTGCCGGCCATCACCGTCTCACTCCGCGGCAACACCACGTTCAAGCTCACGGTGACGACGCTCGAGCACGCCAGCCACAGCGGCATGTACGGCGGCGCCGCCCCCGACGCGATGATGCCGATGGTGCGCCTCCTGGCCTCGCTGCACGACGACGACGGCGCGGTCGCCGTCGCCGGGCTGACGGCGCACGACGCGCCGGTGCCCGAGCGGTCCGAGGCGGACTTCGCGACCGAGGCCGCCCTGGTCGAGGGTGCACGACCGGTCGGCACCGGCCCGGTGCTGTCGCGGATGTGGTTCCAGCCGTCGGTGACCGTCACCGGCCTCGACGTCCCGAGCGTCGCGAACGCCTCGAACACGCTGATCCCGACGGTGTCGGCCCGCGTCTCGGTCCGGGTCGCCCCGGGCCAGGCAGCGACCGAGGCCTTCGCCGCGGTGGAGGCGCACCTGCGGCAGCACGTCCCCTTCGGTGCCCGGATGGAGATCACCGAGGTCGACGCCGGCGACGGCTTCCTGGTCGACGCGACCGGGTGGGCCGTCCAGGAGGCACGCACCGCGATGTCCGAGGGCTGGGGCGCGGACCCCGTGGAGCAGGGCATCGGCGGGTCGATCCCGTTCGTGTCCGACCTGGCCGCCGAGTTCCCGGAGGCCCAGATCCTGGTCACCGGCGTCGAGGACCCCGACACGCGAGCGCACAGCCCGAACGAGTCGCAGCACCTCGGCGTGCTGCACCGCGCGATCGTCTCGGAGGCGATCCTCCTGGCACGTCTGCAGGGCCGGGCGTGA
- a CDS encoding DUF3043 domain-containing protein: MAKATPKTNVTVNPADDELVAHGKGRPTPSRREREAANKRPIVGSTPADKKAARTRLNSDRERARVGMANGEERYLPAKDRGEQRRFIRNTIDARWNVGEVMMPVLILFLLVGFLAAQTAAASYSLLFVWAFVLLFVLDCAVLWFMLRRKFAAAGQDFQRGNFLYILTRAWQLRFLRLPKPQVKRGQHPTL; encoded by the coding sequence GTGGCGAAGGCAACCCCCAAGACCAACGTGACCGTGAACCCGGCCGACGACGAGCTCGTCGCGCACGGCAAGGGTCGCCCCACGCCGTCGCGCCGTGAACGTGAAGCCGCCAACAAGCGTCCGATCGTCGGCAGCACCCCGGCGGACAAGAAGGCCGCGCGGACCCGCCTGAACAGCGACCGCGAGCGTGCCCGGGTCGGCATGGCGAACGGCGAAGAACGCTACCTGCCGGCGAAGGACCGCGGCGAGCAGCGTCGTTTCATCCGCAACACGATCGATGCCCGCTGGAACGTGGGAGAGGTCATGATGCCGGTGCTCATCCTCTTCCTGCTCGTCGGCTTCCTCGCCGCGCAGACCGCTGCTGCCTCGTACTCCCTGCTGTTCGTCTGGGCGTTCGTGCTGCTGTTCGTCCTCGACTGCGCGGTGCTCTGGTTCATGCTGCGCCGCAAGTTCGCCGCCGCGGGCCAGGATTTCCAGCGCGGGAACTTCCTCTACATCCTCACCCGTGCGTGGCAGCTGCGGTTCCTCCGCCTGCCGAAGCCGCAGGTCAAGCGCGGGCAGCACCCGACCCTCTGA
- a CDS encoding quinone-dependent dihydroorotate dehydrogenase has translation METLVRTGYGVVFRNVFAKMDPERAHHIAFAVIRLLPLVPVVGRAVERSARPAAEDGITTMGIHFPSRFGLAAGFDKDARAIAGLGVLGFGHVEVGTITARAQPGNERPRLFRLIADRALINRMGFNNHGAVKAAGRLERARRNPGRPVIGVNIGKSRVVSVEDAIEDYLESTRLLAPFADYLAVNVSSPNTPGLRGLQELDQLRPLLAAVHEAAGRTPVLVKIAPDLTDEQIDAIAGLAVDLGLAGVIATNTTIERTGLSTPDAEVQAMGAGGLSGAPLGDRSLAVLRRVRAAVPAGFCVIAVGGVTSEADVQARIAAGATLVQGYTAFLYEGPTWAMRINRLRRKRLRRR, from the coding sequence ATGGAGACCCTGGTCCGTACCGGGTACGGGGTCGTGTTCCGGAACGTCTTCGCGAAGATGGACCCCGAGCGGGCCCACCACATCGCCTTCGCGGTGATCCGCCTGCTGCCGCTCGTGCCCGTCGTCGGCCGGGCCGTCGAGCGGTCTGCCCGACCCGCGGCCGAGGACGGCATCACCACGATGGGGATCCACTTCCCGTCCCGCTTCGGCCTGGCCGCCGGGTTCGACAAGGACGCCCGCGCGATCGCCGGGCTCGGTGTGCTCGGGTTCGGGCACGTCGAGGTCGGCACGATCACGGCGCGTGCCCAGCCCGGCAACGAACGCCCCCGACTGTTCCGACTGATCGCCGACCGCGCGCTCATCAACCGGATGGGCTTCAACAACCACGGAGCCGTCAAGGCCGCCGGCCGCCTGGAACGCGCCCGCCGCAACCCCGGCCGCCCGGTCATCGGCGTGAACATCGGCAAGAGCCGCGTCGTCTCCGTCGAGGACGCTATCGAGGACTACCTCGAGTCCACCCGCCTGCTCGCCCCGTTCGCCGACTACCTGGCCGTCAACGTGAGCTCGCCGAACACGCCAGGCCTCCGCGGACTGCAGGAGCTCGACCAGCTGCGGCCACTGCTCGCCGCCGTGCACGAGGCGGCCGGCCGGACCCCGGTGCTCGTGAAGATCGCCCCGGACCTGACCGACGAGCAGATCGACGCGATCGCCGGGCTCGCGGTCGACCTCGGGCTCGCCGGGGTCATCGCGACGAACACGACGATCGAGCGCACCGGGCTCTCGACGCCCGACGCCGAGGTCCAGGCGATGGGCGCCGGCGGACTCTCCGGTGCGCCGCTCGGGGACCGCTCGCTCGCGGTCCTGCGCCGCGTCCGCGCTGCGGTCCCGGCCGGGTTCTGCGTCATCGCGGTCGGTGGGGTCACGTCCGAGGCCGACGTCCAGGCCCGGATCGCCGCCGGCGCCACGCTGGTGCAGGGGTACACGGCGTTCCTCTACGAGGGGCCGACCTGGGCGATGCGCATCAACCGGCTGCGGCGGAAGCGCCTGCGGCGTCGCTGA
- the nrdR gene encoding transcriptional regulator NrdR — translation MFCPFCRHPDSRVVDSRTSDDGTSIRRRRQCPNCGRRFSTTETASLNVVKRNGVLEPFSREKIISGVRKACQGRPVTDSDLAVLAQRVEEIVRSSGASQIEANDIGLAILSPLRELDEVAYLRYASVYQAFDSLEDFEDAIGQLRIDHHTATGADRAADGASA, via the coding sequence ATGTTCTGCCCCTTCTGCCGCCACCCGGACTCCCGTGTCGTCGACTCCCGGACGAGCGACGACGGAACCTCCATCCGCCGACGCCGCCAGTGCCCGAACTGCGGACGGCGGTTCTCGACGACCGAGACCGCGTCGTTGAACGTGGTGAAGCGCAACGGCGTCCTCGAGCCGTTCAGCCGCGAGAAGATCATCTCCGGTGTGCGGAAGGCCTGCCAGGGCCGCCCGGTCACGGACTCGGACCTCGCGGTGCTCGCACAGCGGGTCGAGGAGATCGTCCGGTCCTCCGGCGCGAGCCAGATCGAGGCGAACGACATCGGCCTGGCCATCCTCAGTCCGCTCCGCGAACTCGACGAGGTCGCCTACCTGCGGTACGCCAGCGTCTACCAGGCGTTCGACTCGCTCGAGGACTTCGAGGACGCCATCGGCCAGCTCCGCATCGACCACCACACTGCGACCGGCGCCGACCGTGCCGCGGACGGCGCCAGCGCGTGA
- the hisD gene encoding histidinol dehydrogenase: MMQRIDLRGGLPGRAELLRLMPRAAGDVGHAVDAARVLVDDVRDRGAEALREQAERFDGGAPEHVRVPAAEIDAAVAGLAPELRAALDEAIRRVRAASAAQVPSPSVTTLADGAEVHQRWQPMRRVGLYVPGGKAVYPSSVVMNVVPAQVAGVGSIALVSPPQRAHGGAVHPTILAAAGLLGVQEVYAMGGAGAVGALAHGVAEIGLEPVDLVTGPGNNYVAAAKRLVRGIVGIDSEAGASEILVIADDTADAGNVAADLISQAEHDEQAGSVLVTTSAAFADAVEAAIPERTAVLGTAARLQTALDGPQSAIVLVDSLTDAATVSNAYGPEHLEIQTADDDAVLADIDAAGAVFVGPDTPVSLGDYVAGSNHVLPTGGQARFGSGLSASTFLRPQQVIRYTAAALAEVAPHIVALATEEQLPAHGAAVSERTNR, from the coding sequence ATGATGCAGCGAATCGACCTCCGCGGCGGGCTCCCCGGCCGCGCCGAACTCCTCCGACTCATGCCGCGTGCGGCGGGCGACGTCGGGCACGCGGTGGACGCGGCACGGGTGCTCGTCGACGACGTCCGTGACCGTGGTGCCGAGGCGCTCCGTGAGCAGGCCGAACGCTTCGACGGGGGCGCGCCCGAGCACGTCCGGGTGCCCGCCGCCGAGATCGACGCCGCCGTCGCCGGACTGGCGCCGGAGCTCCGCGCCGCGCTCGACGAGGCGATCCGCCGCGTCCGTGCCGCGAGCGCCGCGCAGGTCCCGTCGCCGTCGGTGACGACCCTCGCCGACGGGGCCGAGGTGCACCAGCGCTGGCAGCCGATGCGCCGCGTCGGGCTCTACGTGCCCGGTGGCAAGGCCGTCTACCCGTCGAGCGTCGTCATGAACGTCGTGCCCGCGCAGGTCGCCGGCGTCGGGTCGATCGCGCTCGTGTCCCCGCCGCAGCGTGCCCACGGCGGCGCGGTGCACCCGACGATCCTCGCCGCGGCCGGGCTCCTCGGTGTGCAGGAGGTCTACGCGATGGGCGGTGCCGGCGCGGTCGGCGCCCTGGCCCACGGCGTGGCGGAGATCGGTCTCGAGCCCGTCGACCTGGTCACCGGCCCGGGCAACAACTACGTCGCCGCCGCCAAGCGTCTGGTGCGCGGCATCGTCGGCATCGACTCCGAGGCGGGTGCCTCGGAGATCCTCGTGATCGCCGACGACACCGCCGACGCCGGCAACGTCGCGGCCGACCTCATCAGCCAGGCCGAGCACGACGAACAGGCCGGCAGCGTCCTCGTCACGACGTCGGCCGCGTTCGCCGATGCGGTGGAGGCGGCGATCCCGGAACGGACGGCGGTGCTCGGGACGGCTGCGCGCCTCCAGACCGCCCTGGACGGGCCGCAGTCCGCGATCGTCCTGGTGGACTCGCTGACCGACGCCGCCACCGTGAGCAACGCCTACGGGCCGGAGCACCTCGAGATCCAGACGGCCGACGACGACGCGGTGCTCGCCGACATCGACGCCGCGGGCGCGGTGTTCGTCGGACCGGACACACCGGTCAGCCTGGGGGACTACGTCGCCGGGTCGAACCACGTCCTGCCGACCGGCGGCCAGGCACGGTTCGGGTCGGGGCTGTCTGCGTCGACGTTCCTCCGCCCGCAGCAGGTGATCCGGTACACGGCGGCCGCCCTGGCCGAGGTCGCGCCGCACATCGTCGCGCTCGCCACCGAAGAGCAGCTGCCGGCGCACGGTGCCGCCGTGTCCGAGCGCACGAACCGCTAG